A part of Jiangella alba genomic DNA contains:
- the leuA gene encoding 2-isopropylmalate synthase, protein MTTANVWPPAQRPSGMPANRYRPFHEQIAVDLPDRTWPTRRIETAPQWCAVDLRDGNQALIDPMNAERKMRMFQLLVRMGYKEIEVGFSAASQTDFDFVRELIEGEHIPDDVVIQVLTQCRDHLIERTFQSLVGAKQAIVHLYNSTSILQRRVVFGLDRDGITDIATTGARAAQKYAEAITPDTEIYWEYSPESYTGTELEYAAEICGAVADVLQPTPDRKMIVNLPATVEMATPNVYADSIEWMHRNLPHRESMILSLHPHNDRGTGVAAAELGLLAGADRVEGCLFGNGERTGNVDLVTLGMNLFTQGIDPQIDFGDIDEIRRTVEYCNQLPVPERHPWGGDLVYTAFSGSHQDAIKKGFEALERDAKEAGVAVEDHTWEVPYLPVDPKDVGRTYEAVIRVNSQSGKGGVAYIMKTEHQLDLPRRLQIEFSGVVQGLTDGEGGEVEPARMGEVFRAEYLERDTPLALNSVHTSSAAGERDALQVGVYVDGERQVLHGSGDGPIDAFTDALRSIGHDVRVLDYAEHALTSGADAKAAAYLECSVGGEVFWGVGIDPNIVTASLKAIVSAVNRSVARIGS, encoded by the coding sequence ATGACCACCGCCAACGTCTGGCCGCCCGCGCAACGTCCGTCCGGTATGCCGGCGAACCGCTACCGGCCGTTCCACGAGCAGATCGCCGTCGACCTCCCGGACCGCACCTGGCCGACCAGGCGCATCGAGACCGCACCCCAGTGGTGCGCCGTCGACCTGCGCGACGGCAACCAGGCGCTCATCGACCCGATGAACGCCGAGCGCAAGATGCGCATGTTCCAGCTGCTGGTGCGCATGGGCTACAAGGAGATCGAGGTCGGCTTCTCGGCCGCCAGCCAGACCGACTTCGACTTCGTCCGCGAGCTGATCGAGGGCGAGCACATCCCCGACGACGTCGTCATCCAGGTGCTGACGCAGTGCCGCGACCACCTCATCGAGCGCACCTTCCAGTCGCTGGTGGGCGCGAAGCAGGCCATCGTCCACCTGTACAACTCGACGTCGATCCTGCAGCGCCGCGTCGTGTTCGGGCTCGACCGCGACGGCATCACCGACATCGCCACCACGGGGGCGCGGGCGGCGCAGAAGTACGCCGAGGCGATCACCCCGGACACCGAGATCTACTGGGAGTACTCGCCCGAGTCCTACACCGGCACCGAGCTGGAGTACGCGGCGGAGATCTGCGGCGCCGTCGCCGACGTGCTGCAGCCGACGCCGGACCGGAAGATGATCGTCAACCTGCCGGCGACGGTGGAGATGGCGACGCCGAACGTGTACGCCGACTCCATCGAGTGGATGCACCGCAACCTGCCGCACCGCGAGTCGATGATCCTCTCGCTGCACCCGCACAACGACCGCGGGACGGGGGTCGCGGCGGCCGAGCTGGGGCTGCTGGCCGGGGCCGACCGTGTCGAGGGGTGCCTGTTCGGCAACGGCGAGCGCACCGGCAACGTCGACCTCGTCACGCTCGGAATGAACCTGTTCACGCAGGGCATCGACCCGCAGATCGACTTCGGCGACATCGACGAGATCCGCCGCACGGTCGAGTACTGCAACCAGCTGCCGGTGCCCGAGCGGCACCCGTGGGGCGGCGACCTCGTCTACACGGCGTTCTCGGGCAGCCACCAGGACGCCATCAAGAAGGGCTTCGAGGCGCTGGAGCGCGACGCCAAGGAGGCCGGCGTCGCCGTCGAGGACCACACCTGGGAGGTCCCGTACCTGCCGGTCGACCCGAAGGACGTCGGCCGCACGTACGAGGCGGTCATCCGGGTCAACTCGCAGTCCGGCAAGGGCGGCGTCGCGTACATCATGAAGACCGAGCACCAGCTCGACCTCCCGCGCCGGCTGCAGATCGAGTTCTCCGGCGTCGTCCAGGGCCTCACCGACGGCGAGGGCGGCGAGGTCGAGCCCGCGCGCATGGGCGAGGTGTTCCGCGCCGAGTACCTCGAGCGCGACACCCCGCTGGCGCTGAACTCGGTGCACACGTCGTCGGCGGCGGGGGAGCGCGACGCCCTGCAGGTCGGGGTGTACGTCGACGGCGAGCGGCAGGTGCTGCACGGCAGCGGCGACGGCCCGATCGACGCGTTCACCGACGCACTGCGCAGCATCGGCCACGACGTCCGGGTGCTCGACTACGCCGAGCACGCGCTCACGTCCGGCGCCGACGCGAAGGCGGCCGCGTACCTCGAGTGCTCGGTCGGCGGCGAGGTGTTCTGGGGCGTCGGCATCGACCCCAACATCGTCACGGCGTCGCTCAAGGCCATCGTCAGCGCCGTCAACCGGTCCGTCGCCCGCATTGGATCTTGA
- a CDS encoding TetR/AcrR family transcriptional regulator gives MATAKGEQRRTALVRAAADLLQGGGLEAVSHRAVAGRAGLPLGATTYYFADLTELRRAAVDALAEDDVARMAAAVEALPTRRRDPATAARLIATLLTPDEYGALVAWYERYVLAAREPLFAAAARRSNAAALESVAAVLKRSEMTADVPPHVVLAVVDGAVLGALADGAELAGARTAAADALTVVLERA, from the coding sequence ATGGCCACGGCGAAGGGCGAGCAACGGCGCACCGCGCTGGTCCGCGCCGCCGCTGACCTGCTGCAGGGCGGCGGACTGGAGGCGGTCAGCCACCGCGCGGTGGCGGGCCGGGCGGGGCTGCCCCTGGGTGCCACGACGTACTACTTCGCCGACCTGACGGAGCTGCGCCGGGCCGCGGTCGACGCCCTGGCCGAGGACGACGTCGCGCGCATGGCCGCCGCCGTCGAGGCGCTGCCCACCCGGCGTCGCGACCCGGCCACGGCGGCCCGGCTGATCGCCACCCTGCTGACGCCGGACGAGTACGGCGCGCTGGTCGCCTGGTACGAACGCTACGTGCTGGCCGCCCGCGAGCCGCTGTTCGCGGCCGCCGCGCGGCGCAGCAACGCGGCGGCGCTCGAGAGCGTGGCGGCCGTGCTGAAGCGGTCCGAGATGACGGCTGACGTGCCGCCGCACGTGGTCCTCGCGGTGGTCGACGGCGCGGTGCTCGGCGCGCTGGCCGACGGCGCGGAGCTGGCGGGGGCGCGCACCGCGGCGGCCGACGCCCTCACCGTCGTGCTCGAGCGCGCCTGA
- a CDS encoding DMT family transporter yields the protein MAWLYVIVGGLFETAFAISLKESNGFTRLWPTVSFAVTVAISMGLLGLGLRELPVGTAYAVWVGIGAVGTAIAGMLFFNDPATLLRLSAIGLIVGGVVLLNLSGGSGH from the coding sequence ATGGCGTGGCTCTACGTGATCGTCGGCGGGCTGTTCGAGACCGCCTTCGCGATCTCGCTCAAGGAGTCCAACGGGTTCACCCGGCTCTGGCCGACGGTGAGCTTCGCCGTCACGGTCGCGATCAGCATGGGCCTGCTCGGCCTCGGCCTGCGCGAACTGCCGGTCGGCACGGCGTACGCGGTCTGGGTCGGCATCGGCGCGGTCGGCACGGCCATCGCAGGCATGCTGTTCTTCAACGACCCGGCGACGTTGCTGCGGCTCTCGGCGATCGGCCTCATCGTGGGCGGCGTCGTCCTGCTGAACCTGTCCGGCGGATCGGGGCACTGA
- a CDS encoding alpha/beta hydrolase, whose amino-acid sequence MSVVEAAPGVVAFDPPAGVTARGTVVVLPGRGEHGGVYERFGRRLAADGYVVRALDEAPATASAAGAAVAAVLAVPGLPRPYVLAGSDTGAVLAPAVAGPLGVDAVVLAGYPVAGGAAEAGIEARTACPVHAGRLRDDPRFVAAALAGPVPGGAPLDAVEVPVLALHGAADTVSPYPAARAALSAVPDLVLVTLAGGRHDAFNDRSHRTAAAHVVLFLEDLRAGAAVATSERLD is encoded by the coding sequence ATGAGCGTCGTCGAGGCCGCTCCCGGAGTCGTCGCGTTCGACCCGCCGGCCGGGGTGACGGCGCGCGGGACCGTCGTCGTGCTGCCCGGGCGCGGTGAGCACGGCGGGGTGTACGAGCGGTTCGGCCGGCGGCTGGCCGCCGACGGGTACGTGGTGCGGGCGCTGGACGAGGCCCCGGCCACGGCATCGGCGGCGGGCGCGGCCGTGGCGGCCGTGCTGGCGGTCCCGGGTCTCCCCCGGCCGTACGTGCTGGCCGGCTCGGACACCGGCGCGGTGCTGGCGCCGGCCGTGGCCGGTCCGCTCGGCGTCGACGCGGTGGTGCTGGCCGGGTATCCGGTGGCCGGTGGCGCGGCCGAGGCCGGGATCGAGGCGCGCACGGCCTGCCCGGTGCACGCCGGCCGGCTGCGCGACGACCCGCGGTTCGTCGCCGCGGCGCTGGCCGGCCCGGTGCCCGGCGGCGCCCCGCTGGACGCCGTCGAGGTGCCGGTGCTGGCGCTGCACGGCGCCGCCGACACCGTCAGCCCCTACCCGGCCGCCCGCGCCGCGCTGTCCGCCGTCCCCGACCTCGTGCTGGTGACGCTGGCCGGCGGCCGGCACGACGCGTTCAACGACCGGTCGCACCGCACCGCCGCGGCGCACGTCGTGCTGTTCCTGGAGGACCTGCGCGCCGGCGCCGCCGTGGCGACGTCCGAGCGCCTGGACTGA
- a CDS encoding cupin domain-containing protein: protein MSVDDANRVWHGRLEHVRGAGLSSDTAQTSGMKRFEAISGRTVGSSKLWMGRTDVAPATNSGDHHHGEAETAIYVKAGHPVFVFADGDQEIRIETEPGDFVFVPPYVPHREENPSPDEEAVVVIARSTQEGIVVNLPSLWATDGVAGDAECAPEADA, encoded by the coding sequence ATGAGCGTCGACGACGCCAACCGCGTCTGGCACGGACGGCTGGAACACGTCCGCGGCGCCGGACTGTCCAGCGACACCGCCCAGACGTCCGGGATGAAGCGGTTCGAGGCGATCTCCGGCCGGACCGTCGGGTCGTCGAAGCTCTGGATGGGCCGCACCGACGTCGCGCCCGCCACGAACTCCGGCGACCACCACCACGGCGAGGCCGAGACCGCCATCTACGTGAAGGCGGGGCACCCGGTGTTCGTCTTCGCCGACGGCGACCAGGAGATCCGCATCGAGACCGAGCCGGGCGACTTCGTGTTCGTGCCGCCGTACGTGCCGCACCGCGAGGAGAACCCGTCGCCGGACGAGGAGGCGGTCGTGGTGATCGCCCGCAGCACGCAGGAGGGAATCGTGGTCAACCTGCCCAGCCTCTGGGCGACGGACGGCGTCGCGGGCGACGCCGAGTGCGCACCGGAGGCGGACGCATGA
- the dacB gene encoding D-alanyl-D-alanine carboxypeptidase/D-alanyl-D-alanine endopeptidase — protein sequence MATWTRTLAVTAGATALVVTGNVASHLLAAEPEAAPPDALTADLDAILDDPRLDGGQASVVVRDAATGETLYEHDADERLMPASNEKLLTSAVALDVLGPDHTFATTVATTGQRSGPILRGDVYLRGTGDPTMLASDYATLAKELAADGVRVVSGRVLADDTWFDDVRLGNDWAWDDEPYYYAAPVSALTVAPDTDYDAGTVIVNVDPGATAGAPAVVTLTPHTDAVTIVGEATTGTANDVSVEREHGTDRIVVSGTVAAGGSGVSEWASVAEPTDYAADVFVKALAAEGVRVTGGIGRGVTPSGASVVAEHESMPLSELMVPFLKLSNNGHAEVLIKAMGREVAGEGTWAAGLAVLRDRLAGFGVDTPTVANRDGSGLSRRNLIPAAELADLLVAAQNRPWFDAWYETLPIAGASDRMVGGTLRSRMRDTPAAGNVHAKTGSLTGASALSGYVDDADGRRLVFSIVLNDYLSGKPSDLEDRIAVRLATHSETAAARMTSPDIPAADLPDDVECSWVKAC from the coding sequence ATGGCCACCTGGACCCGCACTCTGGCCGTCACGGCCGGCGCCACCGCGCTGGTCGTGACGGGGAACGTCGCCTCACACCTGCTGGCGGCGGAGCCGGAGGCGGCTCCACCCGACGCCCTGACCGCCGACCTCGACGCGATCCTCGACGATCCGCGGCTGGACGGCGGTCAGGCGTCGGTGGTCGTGCGCGACGCCGCGACCGGCGAGACGCTGTACGAGCACGACGCCGACGAGCGGCTGATGCCGGCGTCGAACGAGAAGCTGCTGACCTCGGCCGTCGCGCTGGACGTACTTGGGCCGGACCACACGTTCGCGACCACCGTCGCGACGACGGGGCAGCGGAGCGGGCCGATCCTGCGCGGCGACGTGTACCTGCGCGGCACCGGCGACCCGACGATGCTGGCGTCGGACTACGCGACGCTGGCGAAGGAGCTGGCGGCCGACGGGGTCCGCGTGGTGTCCGGGCGGGTGCTGGCCGACGACACCTGGTTCGACGACGTCCGGCTCGGCAACGACTGGGCCTGGGATGACGAGCCGTATTACTACGCGGCGCCGGTCTCGGCGCTCACGGTGGCGCCCGACACCGACTACGACGCCGGCACCGTCATCGTCAACGTCGACCCGGGCGCCACTGCGGGCGCGCCCGCCGTCGTCACCCTCACGCCGCACACCGACGCCGTCACGATCGTCGGCGAGGCCACCACCGGCACGGCGAACGACGTCTCGGTCGAGCGCGAGCACGGCACCGACCGCATCGTCGTGTCCGGCACCGTCGCGGCGGGCGGCAGCGGCGTGAGCGAGTGGGCCAGCGTCGCCGAGCCGACCGACTACGCCGCCGACGTGTTCGTCAAGGCACTGGCGGCCGAGGGCGTGCGGGTCACCGGCGGCATCGGCCGCGGCGTCACGCCCTCCGGCGCCTCCGTCGTCGCCGAGCACGAGTCGATGCCGCTGAGCGAGCTGATGGTGCCGTTCCTCAAGCTCAGCAACAACGGCCACGCCGAGGTGCTGATCAAGGCGATGGGCCGCGAGGTCGCGGGCGAGGGCACCTGGGCCGCCGGGCTCGCCGTCCTGCGCGACCGCCTCGCCGGCTTCGGCGTCGACACCCCCACGGTCGCGAACCGCGACGGGTCCGGGCTGTCCCGGCGCAACCTGATCCCGGCCGCCGAGCTGGCCGACCTGCTGGTCGCCGCGCAGAACCGGCCCTGGTTCGACGCCTGGTACGAGACGCTGCCGATCGCCGGCGCGTCCGACCGGATGGTCGGCGGCACGCTGCGCTCGCGGATGCGCGACACCCCGGCCGCCGGCAACGTGCACGCGAAGACCGGCTCGCTGACGGGCGCGTCGGCGCTCTCGGGCTACGTCGACGACGCCGACGGGCGGCGGCTGGTGTTCTCGATCGTGCTCAACGACTACCTCAGCGGCAAGCCGAGCGACCTGGAGGACCGCATCGCCGTGCGGCTGGCCACCCACTCCGAGACCGCCGCGGCCCGCATGACCAGCCCCGACATCCCCGCCGCCGACCTCCCCGACGACGTCGAGTGCTCCTGGGTCAAAGCCTGCTGA
- the era gene encoding GTPase Era has product MIGDYEGFRSGFACFVGRPNAGKSTLTNAVVGEKIAITSNRPQTTRHAIRGIVHRSDGQLVIVDTPGLHRPRTLLGQRLNDLVRTTWAEVDVIGLCVPANEAVGTGDRFIATELAALRRTPKLAVVTKTDLVSPSRLAEQLTAVAELGAETGIEWADVVPVSATTGDRVGLVTELLLAQLPEGPPLYPDGELTDEPEETLIAELVREAALEGVRDELPHSIAVVVEEMIPREDRPEDRPLLDIHASLYVERDSQKAIVIGHKGSRLRDVGTKARHQIERLLGTPVYLDLHVKVAKDWQRDPKQLGRLGF; this is encoded by the coding sequence GTGATCGGTGACTACGAGGGCTTCCGCTCCGGCTTCGCCTGCTTCGTCGGGCGGCCCAACGCGGGCAAGTCGACCCTGACCAACGCCGTGGTCGGCGAGAAGATCGCGATCACCTCGAACCGCCCGCAGACCACCCGGCACGCCATCCGCGGCATCGTGCACCGCAGCGACGGCCAGCTGGTCATCGTCGACACCCCCGGGCTGCACCGGCCGCGCACGCTGCTGGGCCAGCGGCTCAACGACCTCGTCCGCACCACGTGGGCCGAGGTCGACGTCATCGGGCTGTGCGTCCCGGCGAACGAGGCCGTCGGCACAGGCGACCGGTTCATCGCCACCGAGCTGGCCGCGCTGCGGCGCACTCCGAAGCTGGCCGTCGTCACGAAGACCGACCTGGTCAGTCCTTCCCGGCTGGCCGAGCAGCTGACCGCCGTCGCCGAGCTGGGCGCCGAGACCGGCATCGAGTGGGCCGACGTCGTCCCGGTCTCGGCGACGACGGGCGACCGGGTCGGCCTCGTCACGGAGCTGCTGCTGGCCCAGCTGCCCGAGGGTCCGCCGCTCTACCCCGACGGCGAGCTGACCGACGAGCCGGAGGAGACGCTGATCGCCGAGCTGGTCCGCGAGGCCGCGCTCGAGGGCGTCCGCGACGAGCTGCCGCACTCCATCGCCGTCGTGGTCGAGGAGATGATCCCGCGCGAGGACCGTCCCGAGGACCGGCCGCTGCTGGACATCCACGCCAGCCTGTACGTCGAACGCGACAGCCAGAAGGCCATCGTCATCGGCCACAAGGGCTCCCGGCTGCGCGACGTCGGCACGAAGGCCCGCCATCAGATCGAGCGGCTGCTCGGCACCCCCGTCTACCTCGACCTGCACGTCAAGGTCGCCAAGGACTGGCAGCGCGACCCCAAGCAACTCGGCCGCTTGGGCTTCTGA
- a CDS encoding hemolysin family protein, whose translation MFASPLPAAVLAAGDATTAGGASTVWLLVAAAVLVVVAMLFAMSEAALTSLSRTRAEELHRAGRRGSDALVRVASDPVPALNTALLLRMACEVAAVVMVAVVCEEFFTPWWQTLLVAAGSMVVVSFVVIGVAPRTLGRQHAEGIALAFAGLLLGVTRVLGPIPKLLIMLGNALTPGKGFREGPFATEAELRELVDLAEAGRIIESGERQMIHSVFELGDTVVREVMVPRTDVVFIEAHKTLRQFQSLALRSGFSRIPAVGPGGLDDIVGITYLKDVARRLYDNRDAESVERVESVLRPAFFVPDSKPADDLLREMQAQRTHVAVVVDEYGGTAGLVTIEDILEEIVGEITDEYDADEDGVETLDDGVVRVSSRLHIDDLGELFGLELSDDDVDTVGGLMAKQLGRVPIAGAEVVVAGLRLVAEDPSGRRNRIGTVRVSRLVQVTDNEPHEEHA comes from the coding sequence ATGTTCGCCTCACCGCTACCCGCCGCCGTCCTGGCCGCCGGTGACGCCACCACCGCGGGTGGTGCGTCCACCGTCTGGCTGCTGGTCGCGGCGGCGGTGCTGGTGGTCGTCGCGATGCTGTTCGCGATGTCCGAGGCGGCGCTGACCAGCCTCTCGCGCACCCGCGCCGAAGAGCTGCACCGCGCGGGCCGCCGCGGCTCCGACGCGCTCGTGCGGGTCGCCTCCGACCCCGTCCCCGCGCTCAACACCGCGCTGCTGCTGCGCATGGCCTGCGAGGTCGCCGCGGTCGTCATGGTGGCGGTCGTGTGCGAAGAGTTCTTCACGCCGTGGTGGCAGACGCTGCTGGTCGCCGCCGGCAGCATGGTCGTGGTGTCGTTCGTCGTCATCGGCGTCGCGCCGCGCACGCTGGGCCGCCAGCACGCCGAGGGCATCGCGCTGGCCTTCGCCGGCCTGCTGCTCGGCGTCACCCGGGTGCTCGGCCCCATCCCGAAGCTGCTCATCATGCTCGGCAACGCGCTCACCCCGGGCAAGGGCTTCCGCGAGGGGCCGTTCGCGACGGAGGCCGAGCTGCGCGAGCTGGTCGACCTCGCCGAGGCCGGCCGCATCATCGAGTCCGGCGAGCGGCAGATGATCCACTCGGTGTTCGAACTGGGCGACACCGTGGTCCGCGAGGTCATGGTGCCGCGCACCGACGTCGTGTTCATCGAGGCGCACAAGACGCTGCGGCAGTTCCAGTCGCTGGCGCTGCGCAGCGGGTTCAGTCGCATCCCGGCGGTCGGCCCGGGCGGGCTCGACGACATCGTCGGCATCACCTACCTCAAGGACGTCGCCCGCCGCCTCTACGACAACCGCGACGCCGAGTCCGTCGAGCGGGTCGAGTCGGTGCTGCGGCCGGCGTTCTTCGTCCCCGACTCCAAGCCGGCCGACGACCTCCTGCGCGAGATGCAGGCGCAGCGCACCCACGTCGCCGTCGTCGTCGACGAGTACGGCGGCACCGCCGGCCTGGTCACCATCGAGGACATCCTCGAAGAGATCGTCGGCGAGATCACCGACGAGTACGACGCCGACGAGGACGGCGTCGAGACCCTCGACGACGGCGTGGTCCGGGTCAGCTCCCGGCTGCACATCGACGACCTCGGCGAGCTGTTCGGGCTGGAGCTGTCCGACGACGACGTCGACACCGTCGGCGGCCTCATGGCCAAGCAGCTGGGCCGGGTCCCGATCGCCGGCGCCGAGGTCGTCGTCGCCGGGCTGCGGCTCGTCGCCGAGGACCCGTCCGGGCGCCGCAACCGCATCGGAACCGTCCGGGTGAGCCGGCTCGTTCAGGTCACCGACAACGAGCCGCACGAGGAGCATGCGTGA
- a CDS encoding zinc ribbon domain-containing protein produces the protein MNFCSNCGAPATGSAYCGNCGAPMTASAAAQAAAPAQAGPGASASGGASAPGGAPASGGAPASGGAPAGGGAPARNPFADIPALDYARDIVALVLLLVSFGMPWDLTDTVTGKVYVVLVTLLSVLSLSLPYLKRGGVLPASWGTAELRLARLAANAPYVVVVLITLVLGYVGENRGDGVGVGITFGLAGALLAAQGREAEQSPTGDGTLWRWATLGTGGLFALLTLVSIITFLTDAAEGADWEVVAAVIVSMLFFLALGALPLLGVLRGDAAWRDVLLLVGLVALFVGVWQLGAETTMRDSWSLSTFGPQLILVPALAVAAAAPGLRAQYRHTPGAAYWSGVGVRMLELVMVTAGAGVVLYVLSIIGVEDGRGLAIVVLVLMLILALAALVGRNALARDPNAGRAIAVVAGGVFILLGIVIAAILGASDDASVAVVDAAIISVLWWFGVALFVVLTAPPSVRAEYGPVGASQLNLSSVLPGNGNGSSAPAASGAATGGAATGGVAAGAAAAGAGAAAARPAEAKADDAKGKAEAKAEAKAAEAKAKADEVKARADAKAAEKTEAAKTEAAKADAAKGGEVPASPEVPAGDAKPAAAGEGLLSEAKPGPISGLAVGQSAADDTATRIDQPRVEPATRVDQPAVSGAPGFDARTALDPNTPLQTLADIAAQEPGLRKYVAANPSTYPELLTWLSQLGDPEIDEALRRRGGR, from the coding sequence ATGAACTTCTGCAGCAACTGCGGGGCGCCGGCCACGGGTTCGGCGTACTGCGGCAACTGCGGCGCGCCCATGACGGCGTCCGCGGCGGCCCAGGCGGCCGCTCCGGCGCAGGCCGGTCCGGGCGCCTCCGCGTCCGGCGGCGCCTCCGCGCCGGGTGGCGCGCCCGCATCCGGCGGTGCCCCAGCATCCGGCGGTGCCCCCGCGGGCGGTGGCGCGCCCGCGCGCAACCCGTTCGCGGACATCCCCGCGTTGGACTACGCCCGCGACATCGTCGCGCTGGTGCTCCTGCTCGTCTCGTTCGGCATGCCGTGGGACCTCACCGACACCGTCACCGGCAAGGTCTACGTCGTCCTGGTGACGCTGCTGTCGGTGCTGTCCCTGTCGCTGCCGTACCTCAAGCGCGGCGGCGTGCTGCCGGCGTCGTGGGGCACGGCCGAGCTGCGGCTGGCCCGGCTGGCCGCCAACGCGCCGTACGTCGTGGTCGTGCTGATCACGCTGGTGCTCGGCTACGTCGGCGAGAACCGCGGCGACGGCGTGGGCGTCGGCATCACGTTCGGCCTGGCCGGCGCGCTGCTGGCCGCGCAGGGCCGCGAGGCCGAGCAGTCGCCGACCGGCGACGGCACGCTGTGGCGCTGGGCCACGCTCGGCACCGGCGGGCTGTTCGCGCTGCTGACGCTGGTCAGCATCATCACCTTCCTCACCGACGCCGCCGAGGGCGCCGACTGGGAGGTCGTCGCGGCCGTCATCGTCTCCATGCTGTTCTTCCTGGCGCTGGGCGCGCTGCCGCTGCTGGGCGTGCTGCGCGGCGACGCCGCCTGGCGCGACGTGCTGCTGCTGGTGGGCCTCGTGGCGTTGTTCGTCGGCGTGTGGCAGCTCGGCGCCGAGACGACCATGCGCGACTCCTGGAGCCTGAGCACGTTCGGCCCGCAGCTGATCCTCGTCCCGGCCCTCGCCGTCGCGGCGGCCGCGCCGGGCCTGCGGGCGCAGTACCGGCACACGCCAGGTGCGGCCTACTGGTCCGGCGTCGGCGTCCGCATGCTCGAGCTGGTCATGGTCACGGCGGGTGCCGGGGTCGTGCTGTACGTGCTGAGCATCATCGGGGTCGAGGACGGCCGCGGCCTGGCCATCGTGGTCCTGGTGCTCATGCTGATCCTGGCGCTGGCCGCGCTGGTCGGCCGCAACGCGCTGGCCCGCGACCCGAACGCGGGCCGGGCCATCGCCGTCGTGGCCGGCGGGGTGTTCATCCTGCTGGGCATCGTCATCGCGGCCATCCTGGGCGCCTCCGACGACGCGTCCGTCGCGGTCGTCGACGCCGCGATCATCAGCGTGCTCTGGTGGTTCGGGGTGGCGCTGTTCGTGGTGCTGACGGCGCCGCCGTCGGTGCGTGCCGAGTACGGCCCGGTCGGCGCCAGCCAGCTCAACCTGAGCAGCGTGCTGCCGGGCAACGGCAACGGCTCGTCCGCTCCCGCGGCGTCCGGCGCCGCGACCGGCGGGGCCGCGACCGGTGGTGTCGCCGCCGGTGCGGCCGCTGCCGGCGCCGGTGCCGCGGCGGCCCGCCCGGCCGAGGCGAAGGCCGACGACGCCAAGGGGAAGGCCGAGGCGAAGGCTGAGGCGAAGGCCGCGGAGGCGAAGGCGAAGGCCGACGAGGTGAAGGCCAGGGCCGACGCCAAAGCCGCCGAGAAGACCGAGGCCGCCAAGACCGAGGCCGCCAAGGCCGACGCCGCCAAGGGTGGCGAGGTGCCGGCCAGCCCGGAGGTCCCCGCCGGCGACGCGAAGCCGGCGGCCGCCGGTGAGGGTCTGCTCAGCGAGGCCAAGCCGGGCCCGATCAGTGGCCTCGCCGTCGGCCAGTCCGCCGCCGACGACACCGCCACTCGGATCGACCAGCCGCGGGTCGAGCCGGCGACGCGGGTCGACCAGCCGGCCGTCAGCGGTGCGCCCGGGTTCGACGCCCGCACGGCGCTCGACCCGAACACGCCGCTGCAGACGCTGGCCGACATCGCGGCCCAGGAGCCGGGGCTGCGCAAGTACGTCGCCGCCAACCCGTCGACCTACCCGGAGCTGCTGACCTGGCTGAGCCAGCTCGGCGACCCGGAGATCGACGAGGCGCTGCGCCGCCGCGGCGGCCGCTGA
- a CDS encoding flavin reductase family protein, with protein MSVSADTFRSVFRRYATGVVVITASAGGRPAGLTATSLASVSLDPPLLSFAVSATASAWPSFAAAGSVVVNFLDAGQHHIATRFATSGIDRFAAPTAWSRLASGEPVLDDAPSHLRARVTHRLPVGDHVIVVARVVDAAVTAASATAPLVYHAGAYGTVAPAVVSRL; from the coding sequence ATGTCCGTCAGCGCCGACACCTTCCGCAGCGTCTTCCGCCGGTACGCGACCGGGGTCGTGGTGATCACGGCCTCGGCCGGCGGACGGCCCGCCGGGCTGACCGCGACGTCGCTGGCGTCGGTCTCGCTCGACCCGCCGCTGCTGTCGTTCGCGGTGTCGGCGACGGCGTCGGCGTGGCCGTCGTTCGCGGCCGCCGGCTCGGTCGTCGTCAACTTCCTCGACGCCGGCCAGCACCACATCGCGACCCGGTTCGCCACCAGCGGCATCGACCGCTTCGCCGCCCCGACGGCATGGTCGCGGCTGGCGTCGGGCGAGCCCGTCCTCGACGACGCGCCGTCGCACCTGCGGGCGCGGGTGACGCACCGCCTGCCGGTGGGCGACCACGTCATCGTCGTGGCCCGGGTGGTCGACGCGGCCGTGACGGCGGCGTCGGCCACCGCCCCGCTGGTCTACCACGCCGGCGCCTACGGGACGGTGGCTCCGGCGGTGGTCAGCAGGCTTTGA
- a CDS encoding cytidine deaminase yields the protein MSDALDPEDQKILILARSARARTGAPAGAAVRDADGRTYAAADVVLPSLRLTALQLAVASAVSSGATGLEAAAVVTGDAAGEVDTAVVSDLGGPGIPVYVAGPDGTPISALRS from the coding sequence GTGAGCGACGCACTCGACCCCGAGGACCAGAAGATCCTGATCCTGGCCCGGTCCGCCCGGGCCCGCACCGGGGCGCCCGCCGGCGCCGCCGTCCGCGACGCCGACGGCCGCACCTACGCGGCCGCCGACGTCGTGCTGCCGTCGCTGCGCCTCACCGCGCTGCAGCTGGCGGTCGCGTCGGCGGTGTCCAGCGGCGCCACGGGGCTCGAGGCCGCGGCGGTCGTCACCGGTGACGCCGCCGGCGAGGTCGACACCGCGGTGGTGTCGGATCTCGGCGGACCGGGTATACCGGTGTACGTCGCCGGTCCCGACGGCACGCCGATCTCGGCGCTGCGTTCGTAG